The genomic segment CGTGTTGACGAGGTGGTCGAAGTGCAGGCCGAGTTCCCGGATGAGATCGAGGCGGCCCTGGGAGCGGTTCATGATAGTGATGGTTTCGGCGCCCCAGGCCCTTGCGACGAGGCCGTTGAGCACGCCGATGATGCCGCCGCTGAGGATGACGACGTGTTTCATTTCCTCGAAGGGGAAGAAGCGCAGGCCGTTGATGCAGCAGCTGAGCGGTTCGAGCAGCGTGGCCACTTCGTCGGACATGTCGTCCGGGATGGGGATGAGGCAACCCTGCTCGACGCCTTCGCGCGGCATGATCATGTATTCGGCGAAGCCGCCGTCCCAGGCGTAGCCAATGGCCTTGAAGCCCTTGAGGCAGCGGATCTGGTGGTGGCGGTGGCAGGGCGGGCACTCGCCGCAGCCGATGACGGTCTGCACGGCGTAGCGCTCGCCCGGCGCGATGCCGGTGACGCCCGGGCCGACTTCCTGGACGACGCCGGCGATTTCGTGGCCGATGATCTTGACAGAGACGGGCTTTTCGCCGCGGAGCACGCGCTGGTCGGTGCCGCAGAGGGCGCTGGCGCCGACCTTGAGGAGGACCTCGCCACGGCCGGGACTGGGCCGGGGCACGTCCTGTATTTCGATCACGCCGGGGGCAGTGATGACGGCTGCTTTCATGACTGGGGCTTTCTAATGTGGGGCAGGCGATTCGTTTGTCTTCAAAGTAGGATAGCCGTCCCGGCTGTCCCTGGACAGGCGGGACGCCTATCCTACACTGGCTGGTCCCTTCGGGACCTGGACAGGCGGGACGCCTATCCTACACTGGCTGGTCCCTTCGGGACCTGGACAGGCGGGACGCCTATCCTACACTGGCTGGTCCCTTCGGGACCTGGACAGGCGGGACGCCTATCCTACATTGGGCGGTCCCTTCGGGACCTGGACAGGCGGGACGCCTATCCTACTTTGGGTGGTCCCTTCGGGACCTGGACAGGCGGGACGCCTATCCTACTTTGGGTGGTCCCTTCGGGACCTGGACAGGCGGGACGCCTATCCTACTTAATCGAAGGTGATCATGGCCTTCATGACGCCGTCCTGGTAGGCGGCGACGAGGTCGAAGGCTTCTTTGGTCCGCTCGAAGGGGAAGTGGTGCGTGACCATCGTGGCCGCGGGGAGGGTGCGGTCTTCGATGAGGTCGATGGTCCTGCCGGTGCACTCGTTTTGGCGGCGGACGTTCTGGAAGCAAATTTCCTTGCGGCGCATGAGGTCGATCTGGAAGGAGATGCGGTCGACCTCGGGGATCCCGATCATCACGAGCTTGCCGCCGGGCCGCAGCATGCGGACGGCCTGGTCCACGGCGTCCTGCTGGCCGCAGCATTCGAACACGTAATCGAGCAGGAGCGGCTCAGCCTCTTCGATGGCCTTGACCGCGTCGATCTGGTCCACGTTCCCGGTCCAGTCCGCGCCAGTCTGCTTCGCCAGTTCCAGGCGCGCGTCGATCTTGTCGGTCATGTAGACCTTCCCGACGCCCTGGGCGCGCGCAGGCATGAGGACGCTCAGGCCGATCGGGCCGCTGCCGAGGATGCCGATGCGCTTGCCCTGGAGATCGCCGGCGAGCTGGCAGGCGTAGACGCCGATGGCGAGCGGCTCGCTGAGCACGCCCTCTTCGAGTGTGGTCTCGTCCTGGAGCTTGAAGCAGCAGTGCTCCGGCATGACGATGTATTCCGAGAGGCTGCCTTCGGCCTGGCCGGGGCACCCGAGAAAGCGGAGCTTGCGGCAGGTGTGGGCGCGGCCGGCCTTACACTGGTCGCACTCGAAGCAGGGCATTGCCGGCT from the Candidatus Hydrogenedentota bacterium genome contains:
- a CDS encoding alcohol dehydrogenase catalytic domain-containing protein, encoding MRAMVLTGIRAMEMREVPDPRIEAPNDVLIRIARVGVCGSDVHYYTTGRIGAQVVRYPFAVGHECAGVVEAVGPAVTHVRVGDRVAIEPAMPCFECDQCKAGRAHTCRKLRFLGCPGQAEGSLSEYIVMPEHCCFKLQDETTLEEGVLSEPLAIGVYACQLAGDLQGKRIGILGSGPIGLSVLMPARAQGVGKVYMTDKIDARLELAKQTGADWTGNVDQIDAVKAIEEAEPLLLDYVFECCGQQDAVDQAVRMLRPGGKLVMIGIPEVDRISFQIDLMRRKEICFQNVRRQNECTGRTIDLIEDRTLPAATMVTHHFPFERTKEAFDLVAAYQDGVMKAMITFD
- a CDS encoding alcohol dehydrogenase catalytic domain-containing protein: MKAAVITAPGVIEIQDVPRPSPGRGEVLLKVGASALCGTDQRVLRGEKPVSVKIIGHEIAGVVQEVGPGVTGIAPGERYAVQTVIGCGECPPCHRHHQIRCLKGFKAIGYAWDGGFAEYMIMPREGVEQGCLIPIPDDMSDEVATLLEPLSCCINGLRFFPFEEMKHVVILSGGIIGVLNGLVARAWGAETITIMNRSQGRLDLIRELGLHFDHLVNTSTTDPVAWVKEHTDGLGVDGVVAAASAKELIPLGMNLLALGGHLSLFAGVAKDDPFEPIDLNQIHYRELHLHGANSSVRRDYEEAIRLIETGLIDPMPLITHRFALDQFNEAFKTQADPAIQSLKVVLQH